From a region of the Candidatus Tanganyikabacteria bacterium genome:
- a CDS encoding transposase translates to MPVQVELDPVSKEFEGADLGDKRLTRRLKRLADAAESAPGAGFPTQAGSDAALEGTYRFLNNPGVTPEAHLAPHVSQTVERASAAEVVLVVHDTTSFQFDGDSQREGLGRIRGYGQGFIAHFALAVGADGSRKPLGVLGMRTHFRTEPPKGSEGWRDRLARTDRESNRWLDLATVAGNHVAGRAEAVHVMDREGDSYELLAGLISGGHRFIIRLDHDRKLNTAAGKDSEMLRKLYATLAALVGRPKRSR, encoded by the coding sequence ATGCCAGTACAAGTCGAACTCGATCCGGTATCTAAGGAATTTGAAGGCGCTGATCTAGGCGACAAGCGGCTGACTCGGCGGCTGAAGCGTCTTGCTGATGCTGCCGAGTCAGCCCCTGGTGCGGGCTTCCCGACGCAGGCGGGCTCGGATGCCGCGCTAGAAGGCACGTATCGCTTCCTCAACAACCCTGGGGTTACTCCCGAGGCTCATCTGGCGCCGCACGTCTCGCAGACGGTCGAGAGAGCCTCGGCCGCTGAGGTGGTCCTGGTGGTGCACGATACGACGTCGTTCCAGTTCGACGGTGATTCGCAGCGCGAAGGCCTGGGCCGCATTCGCGGCTACGGGCAAGGCTTTATTGCACACTTTGCTCTGGCGGTCGGGGCGGACGGGTCGCGCAAGCCGCTTGGTGTGCTGGGGATGAGGACGCACTTCCGGACCGAGCCGCCCAAGGGCAGTGAAGGCTGGCGCGATCGGCTGGCGCGGACCGACCGCGAATCCAACAGGTGGCTCGACCTGGCGACTGTTGCGGGCAACCACGTTGCGGGGCGTGCCGAGGCCGTGCACGTCATGGATCGCGAAGGCGATTCCTACGAGCTCTTAGCGGGGCTGATTTCCGGGGGCCACCGGTTCATCATCCGTCTGGATCATGATCGAAAGCTGAACACAGCTGCCGGCAAGGACAGCGAAATGCTCCGCAAGCTCTATGCGACTCTGGCGGCCTTGGTCGGGAGGCCGAAAAGGTCGAGGTAA
- a CDS encoding ferredoxin, which translates to MPTPHVAKENCTGIGYCWQNCPDVFYEDTDGKANTRPNTTCSDCPSGTGSCDDVQANCCQGAIYFT; encoded by the coding sequence ATGCCCACACCGCACGTCGCCAAGGAAAACTGCACCGGAATAGGCTACTGCTGGCAGAACTGCCCGGACGTCTTCTACGAGGATACCGACGGCAAGGCCAACACCCGTCCCAACACGACCTGCTCCGATTGCCCGTCCGGGACGGGAAGTTGCGACGACGTGCAGGCCAATTGCTGCCAGGGCGCCATCTACTTCACCTAG
- a CDS encoding glycosyltransferase — MLAASVVVITRNRPAMLADCLDRLADQGAAEILVVDASDGAETRDLVTGRAGVRYLDFRGRVHQMPASRNLGIAHASGDVVAFLDDDSMAHPGWLAALVAVFADPAVGAAGGRAIDEHEPTLPDPTMVGRLLPDGTRIDNFNADPGRVLDVDRVRGCNMAFRRELLLGLGGFDRAYSGSNVNEAGDMCLRIGRSGYKVRYEPRAVVDHLSAPREAIPRDPATWRTQFYLARNRTYLLLKSLGPTPAVLRTLLVREIGQALAGAGRNGLCWTLSHLAGKAAGLGAAMLPRRTGIPRPG, encoded by the coding sequence GTGCTGGCGGCCAGCGTCGTGGTGATCACGCGCAACCGGCCGGCGATGCTGGCGGATTGCCTGGATCGCCTGGCGGACCAAGGCGCCGCCGAGATTCTCGTCGTGGACGCGAGCGACGGAGCGGAAACCCGGGACCTGGTGACGGGCCGCGCGGGCGTGCGCTACCTCGACTTTCGCGGCAGGGTCCACCAGATGCCGGCGTCGCGCAACCTGGGGATCGCGCATGCTTCCGGGGACGTCGTGGCTTTCCTGGACGACGACTCCATGGCCCACCCGGGCTGGCTCGCCGCCCTGGTCGCGGTCTTCGCCGATCCCGCCGTGGGCGCCGCCGGCGGCCGCGCCATCGACGAGCACGAGCCCACCCTGCCCGATCCCACCATGGTCGGGCGCCTCCTGCCCGACGGTACGCGCATCGACAACTTCAACGCCGATCCCGGCCGGGTCCTCGACGTCGATCGCGTGCGCGGCTGCAACATGGCGTTCCGGCGCGAACTGCTGCTTGGGCTGGGCGGCTTCGACCGCGCGTACTCGGGAAGCAACGTCAACGAAGCGGGCGACATGTGCCTGCGAATAGGGCGCAGCGGCTACAAGGTCCGCTACGAGCCGCGCGCCGTGGTCGATCACCTCTCGGCCCCGAGGGAAGCCATTCCCCGCGATCCGGCGACGTGGCGCACCCAGTTCTACCTGGCCCGCAACCGCACCTACTTGCTCCTCAAGTCCCTCGGGCCCACGCCCGCCGTGCTCCGGACCCTGCTGGTCCGCGAGATCGGCCAGGCTCTGGCCGGCGCGGGGCGCAATGGCCTCTGCTGGACCCTGAGCCATCTGGCCGGCAAGGCCGCCGGCCTCGGCGCGGCCATGCTGCCGCGCCGCACGGGCATCCCGCGACCGGGGTAA